The proteins below are encoded in one region of Triticum aestivum cultivar Chinese Spring chromosome 1B, IWGSC CS RefSeq v2.1, whole genome shotgun sequence:
- the LOC123133516 gene encoding pentatricopeptide repeat-containing protein At4g14050, mitochondrial-like: MSRGNQRTLGRTEQQRNKREYSISKLTHAKFKKSLRMLSPAAAVVAAVRAAGGSPTAVRRAHARLLKDGLALHPPAPSLLVSAYAKCRLLPDARRVFDESPRRDLHLYSSLLTAVSNSDAPYLVLPIIRRMLSADVLQPDHFVLASIASASARLRSLSLGKQLHGHFVASPYSGDDVVKSSLIDMYCKCGFPDDARKVFDSMSAKNNVVWTALVSGYASNGYTDEALELFRSMPGRGLFAWTALVSGFVRAGESVSAVELFVEMRRDAITIDDAFVLSAVTGGAADLAALVLGRQLHGLSMRLGFLSSMMVGNALVDMYSKCSDIHSAREVFEEITVRDIISWTTMIVGEAQHGRAGEAFALYDRMILSGVKPNEVTFVGLIYACSHAGLVQKGRQLFDSVKREYDINPGLQLYTCYLDLLSRSGHLSEAEELITTMPYEPDEAAWGALLSACKKHNDAEMCVRVADNLLELGPKYPSTCVLLSNVYAVNGKWGSVSTVRKLMANMKINKEPGYSWVEVGRESRLFHAGEVPVDMREEILVFLEELVSEMRRRGYVPDTSSVMHDLEEHEKEHHLFLHSERLAVAFGILKSLPGSVIRVVKNLRVCGDCHTVMKLISEIFQRKIIVRDATRFHHFEVGKCSCGEFW; the protein is encoded by the coding sequence ATGAGTAGAGGGAACCAGCGAACCTTAGGCCGAACTGAACAGCAGAGGAACAAACGAGAATACAGCATTTCAAAGCTTACGCATGCTAAGTTCAAAAAAAGCTTACGCATgctctcccccgccgccgccgttgtaGCCGCCGTCCGCGCCGCGGGCGGGTCACCGACGGCCGTACGCCGCGCCCACGCGCGTCTCCTCAAGGATGGCCTGGCGCTGCACCCTCCCGCGCCGTCCCTTCTCGTCTCCGCCTACGCCAAGTGCCGTCTCCTCCCCGACGCCCGCAGGGTGTTCGACGAAAGCCCGCGCCGGGACCTCCACCTCTACTCGTCGCTCCTCACCGCCGTCTCCAACTCCGATGCTCCTTACCTCGTGCTCCCGATCATACGTCGCATGCTCTCTGCTGACGTCCTCCAGCCCGACCACTTCGTCCTCGCCTCCATCGCCAGCGCCTCCGCCAGGTTGCGAAGCCTCAGTCTTGGTAAGCAGCTCCATGGACACTTCGTTGCTTCCCCGTATAGCGGAGACGATGTCGTCAAGTCTTCTCTGATCGATATGTACTGTAAATGTGGTTTTCCGGATGATGCCAGGAAGGTCTTTGATAGTATGAGTGCCAAGAACAACGTCGTGTGGACTGCACTTGTTTCTGGGTACGCGTCGAACGGCTATACTGATGAGGCGCTGGAGCTCTTCCGGAGCATGCCTGGACGCGGCCTCTTTGCATGGACTGCGCTCGTATCAGGATTTGTAAGAGCTGGCGAGAGTGTTAGCGCGGTGGAGCTGTTTGTTGAGATGAGGCGGGATGCCATCACTATTGATGATGCATTTGTGTTGTCAGCTGTAACTGGTGGGGCTGCTGACCTGGCTGCGCTTGTTCTGGGTAGGCAGTTGCATGGTTTGTCCATGAGGCTTGGGTTCTTGTCCAGCATGATGGTTGGGAATGCATTGGTTGACATGTACTCCAAATGTAGCGATATACACTCCGCTAGAGAAGTATTTGAAGAGATTACAGTGCGTGATATCATCTCGTGGACGACAATGATTGTTGGAGAGGCTCAGCATGGTCGAGCAGGGGAGGCTTTTGCTCTTTATGACCGGATGATTCTTTCAGGAGTGAAGCCCAATGAGGTGACATTTGTTGGGTTGATCTACGCATGTAGCCACGCTGGTCTTGTTCAGAAAGGTCGGCAACTGTTTGACTCAGTGAAGCGGGAGTATGACATCAACCCTGGATTACAACTCTATACATGCTACCTAGATCTTCTTAGTCGCTCGGGCCATTTATCAGAAGCTGAAGAACTCATCACTACGATGCCATATGAGCCAGATGAAGCTGCTTGGGGGGCCCTCTTGAGCGCGTGCAAGAAACACAACGATGCTGAAATGTGTGTCAGGGTTGCTGATAATCTGTTAGAGCTGGGACCAAAATATCCTTCAACATGTGTCTTGTTATCTAATGTCTATGCAGTGAATGGCAAATGGGGGTCTGTGAGCACGGTGAGAAAACTCATGGCTAATATGAAGATAAATAAAGAGCCTGGGTATAGCTGGGTTGAAGTTGGAAGAGAATCTCGTCTGTTTCATGCTGGGGAAGTGCCGGTTGATATGAGAGAAGAAATTCTAGTTTTTCTCGAGGAATTAGTCTCGGAGATGCGCCGAAGGGGCTATGTCCCTGATACCAGTTCTGTGATGCATGATCTGGAGGAGCATGAAAAGGAGCACCATCTTTTCTTGCACAGTGAGAGGCTGGCTGTTGCCTTTGGAATCCTCAAGTCTCTTCCGGGGTCGGTGATCCGGGTGGTGAAGAACCTCCGGGTCTGTGGGGACTGCCATACAGTGATGAAGTTAATTAGTGAAATTTTCCAGAGGAAGATTATTGTGAGAGACGCTACTCGTTTCCACCATTTTGAAGTTGGGAAGTGCTCTTGTGGTGAATTCTGGTAG